From a region of the Falsiruegeria litorea R37 genome:
- a CDS encoding acyclic terpene utilization AtuA family protein, which produces MTKPLKIGGASGFWGEAQHATAQLLRVPDLDVLVYDYLAEVTMSIMARARLKDPDKGYAADFVSDAMGRNLSAIAEKGVKVLSNAGGVNPVACAEALRAKIADAGLNLHVAVVEGDDLLPRAAEFAGETEMFSGAPMPPVEKIASMNAYIGAAPIVAALEAGADIVITGRCVDSALTLAACMHHFGWTVDDHDLLAAGSLAGHLLECGPQVTGGNFTDWEQSGDIAKIGYPVAEVAGDGSMILTKPEGTTGCVTPATCAEQMLYEIGDPSAYLLPDVACDFTQVAMTQDGPDRVRVTGTKGRAPTGQLKVSATWADGFRAGLTFLVNGRDARAKARAFAQAGLDRARAVLSKMKAPDYREVSFEAFGGKPGEGDYEEISFKAAVRHDDARAVGLFLKELTGAALATPPGLHIFTAGGRPRPSPVVALFSFLVPATDLTYRISLNGKAVAFQTPNLPLIQTPKTAPGVPQAPDTSADMTERKLEELAWARSGDKGDKANIGVIARHPAYLPYIWAALSEDVIAARFANHLQGGIDRYHLPGTHSMNILMHDVLGGGGVASLRNDAQGKSFAQTLLATSVQIPAGLIVNSNEGGI; this is translated from the coding sequence GTGACAAAGCCACTGAAAATTGGCGGGGCCAGCGGGTTCTGGGGCGAGGCCCAGCATGCAACGGCGCAATTGTTGCGCGTGCCCGATCTGGATGTTCTGGTCTATGACTACCTGGCCGAGGTGACCATGTCGATCATGGCCCGCGCCCGACTGAAGGACCCAGACAAAGGCTATGCTGCCGACTTTGTTTCGGACGCAATGGGGCGCAACCTGTCGGCGATCGCCGAAAAGGGGGTCAAGGTCCTGTCCAACGCGGGCGGGGTGAATCCGGTGGCCTGTGCCGAAGCTTTGCGCGCCAAGATTGCCGATGCGGGGTTGAACCTGCACGTGGCGGTGGTCGAAGGCGACGATCTGTTGCCGCGCGCCGCCGAGTTTGCGGGTGAGACAGAGATGTTTTCCGGCGCGCCCATGCCGCCCGTAGAGAAGATCGCCTCGATGAACGCCTACATTGGTGCGGCTCCGATCGTGGCCGCGCTTGAGGCAGGCGCAGATATTGTCATCACAGGGCGTTGCGTGGACAGCGCGCTGACACTGGCGGCGTGCATGCACCACTTTGGTTGGACCGTGGATGATCATGATCTGCTGGCGGCGGGCTCGCTGGCGGGGCATCTGCTGGAGTGTGGGCCGCAAGTCACGGGTGGCAATTTCACCGATTGGGAGCAGTCCGGCGACATCGCCAAGATCGGCTACCCGGTGGCCGAAGTTGCGGGCGATGGCTCAATGATCCTGACCAAGCCCGAAGGCACGACCGGATGTGTCACGCCTGCGACCTGCGCCGAACAGATGCTGTATGAAATCGGCGATCCAAGCGCCTATCTGCTGCCGGATGTGGCGTGTGACTTCACCCAGGTTGCGATGACGCAGGATGGACCGGACAGGGTTCGTGTGACCGGCACCAAAGGTCGGGCACCCACGGGTCAGTTGAAGGTTTCGGCCACTTGGGCTGATGGATTCCGTGCCGGTCTGACCTTTCTCGTCAACGGACGCGATGCGCGCGCCAAGGCGCGGGCCTTTGCCCAGGCCGGGCTGGACCGTGCGCGCGCCGTGCTGAGCAAAATGAAGGCGCCAGATTATCGCGAGGTTTCGTTTGAGGCATTTGGCGGCAAGCCCGGTGAGGGTGACTATGAAGAGATTTCATTCAAGGCTGCCGTGCGCCATGACGATGCACGCGCGGTTGGGTTGTTTTTGAAAGAACTCACTGGGGCTGCTTTGGCGACGCCTCCGGGTCTGCATATTTTCACCGCAGGCGGGCGACCGCGGCCGTCTCCGGTGGTTGCGTTGTTTTCTTTCCTGGTTCCGGCGACCGATCTGACTTATCGCATTTCGTTGAATGGCAAGGCCGTCGCATTCCAGACGCCCAATCTGCCGCTGATCCAAACGCCCAAAACAGCACCCGGCGTGCCGCAGGCACCCGATACCAGCGCAGACATGACCGAACGCAAGCTCGAAGAGCTTGCCTGGGCCCGATCCGGCGACAAGGGCGATAAGGCCAATATCGGCGTCATTGCACGGCATCCCGCCTACCTACCCTACATCTGGGCCGCCCTGAGCGAGGATGTGATTGCGGCACGTTTTGCGAACCATCTGCAAGGCGGCATTGATCGCTACCATTTGCCGGGCACCCATTCGATGAACATTCTGATGCATGATGTGTTGGGTGGGGGCGGTGTCGCCTCGCTGCGCAACGATGCACAGGGCAAGAGCTTTGCCCAAACTTTGCTCGCCACGTCGGTGCAAATCCCGGCGGGTCTGATCGTCAATTCAAACGAAGGAGGCATCTGA
- a CDS encoding acyl-CoA carboxylase subunit beta, whose amino-acid sequence MGFVSQVVRDSESYARNRADMLALIDEMRALEARPVALSEQRRERMEARGQITPRDRLAHLLDPGMPFLQIHGLAGYCVDHKDPEKSVPGASLIIGIGFVSGVRCMIIVDDAGIKAGSMVEMSGAAFLSAQDMALKQNLPFVHLVESAGANLMEYKVEFWANGGKLFRNLARHSAAGLPNVAVLHGPSTAGGAYMPGLADYVVGVKKNGMAALAGAALTHAATGEKANDRDLGGSEMHATTSGLVEYLAEDDAHGVAMARDVMARLDWNKSLPQRREKDVQPPIYDPEEIAGVVPVDYRQPYDVREVVARIVDGSEFEDFKPGFGPATVCLQAAINGISVGILGNNGPLDPAGANKATQFIQLCGQADMPLIFLNNITGFMVGTQSEQGGMIKHGAKMIQAVTSVDVPKITLYIGASFGAGNYGMCGYAYDPDFLFAWPNAATGVMGGEQAAGTMEMVARAGMKRKGIEPDEDKLKMQTAMITQHFTKQEGAFYTSGRCIDHGVIDPRDTRRVLGFCLETCIEARVRKVKPTSYGVHRF is encoded by the coding sequence ATGGGTTTTGTCAGCCAGGTCGTTCGCGACTCGGAAAGCTATGCCAGGAACCGTGCCGACATGTTGGCGCTGATCGATGAAATGCGCGCGCTCGAGGCACGGCCCGTCGCGCTGTCGGAACAGCGCCGTGAGCGGATGGAAGCGCGCGGTCAGATCACGCCACGCGACCGTCTGGCACATCTGCTCGACCCGGGCATGCCGTTTTTACAGATCCATGGGTTGGCGGGCTATTGCGTCGATCACAAAGACCCCGAGAAATCGGTGCCCGGTGCCTCTCTGATCATAGGCATCGGTTTTGTTTCGGGCGTGCGCTGCATGATCATTGTCGATGACGCGGGCATCAAGGCAGGCTCGATGGTTGAGATGTCGGGTGCCGCTTTCCTGAGCGCGCAGGACATGGCGCTGAAACAGAACCTGCCATTTGTGCACCTGGTGGAAAGCGCCGGGGCCAATCTGATGGAATACAAGGTCGAGTTCTGGGCCAATGGCGGCAAGCTGTTCCGCAATCTGGCGCGCCATTCGGCAGCTGGCCTGCCGAATGTGGCCGTGCTGCACGGGCCGTCCACAGCGGGCGGAGCATACATGCCTGGGCTGGCCGATTACGTGGTCGGCGTGAAAAAGAACGGAATGGCGGCTTTGGCCGGGGCTGCACTGACCCACGCCGCGACCGGTGAAAAGGCCAATGACCGTGATCTGGGCGGGTCCGAGATGCACGCGACCACGTCAGGTCTGGTCGAGTATTTGGCCGAAGATGACGCCCATGGCGTTGCAATGGCCCGCGATGTGATGGCGCGTCTGGACTGGAACAAATCTCTGCCTCAGCGTCGGGAAAAGGACGTGCAGCCTCCAATTTACGATCCTGAGGAAATCGCGGGCGTGGTGCCCGTTGACTACCGCCAACCCTACGACGTACGCGAGGTTGTGGCACGCATCGTGGATGGGTCAGAGTTTGAGGATTTCAAACCAGGTTTTGGCCCTGCCACCGTCTGTTTGCAGGCGGCGATCAATGGGATTTCGGTTGGTATTCTGGGCAATAACGGCCCACTTGATCCGGCTGGCGCGAACAAGGCAACGCAGTTCATTCAGCTTTGCGGCCAAGCTGACATGCCGCTGATTTTCCTCAATAACATCACTGGGTTCATGGTTGGTACGCAATCTGAACAGGGGGGCATGATCAAACATGGGGCCAAAATGATCCAGGCCGTCACCTCGGTCGACGTGCCCAAGATCACGCTCTACATCGGGGCCAGTTTCGGGGCCGGGAACTATGGCATGTGCGGCTATGCCTATGACCCCGATTTCCTCTTTGCCTGGCCCAATGCCGCAACCGGCGTGATGGGGGGCGAACAGGCGGCCGGTACGATGGAGATGGTGGCACGCGCAGGCATGAAGCGCAAAGGCATCGAGCCGGACGAGGACAAGCTCAAGATGCAGACGGCGATGATCACCCAGCATTTCACCAAACAAGAAGGGGCGTTCTACACCTCGGGTCGCTGTATCGATCATGGCGTGATTGACCCGCGCGATACCCGCCGGGTGTTGGGCTTTTGCCTGGAAACCTGCATCGAGGCGCGCGTGCGCAAGGTCAAGCCCACCTCGTATGGCGTACACAGGTTCTGA
- a CDS encoding enoyl-CoA hydratase/isomerase family protein, producing the protein MLPTSQHLELELDGAWLTVWFNEPEKRNPLTNARVDALIKLCAALQTAPIRGVTFRGRGGIFCAGGDLKSFKTVFQGGASKDDVVALSLRAADLFDAVAALPQFTVMAVEGAVMAGGFGLACIGDMVIASQGTKFSLSETRIGLTPAQIAPFVVSRLGMPAARRLMLTGAMLDTDTARQVGLVDYVVADMDRALAEQQAKVMAAAPVALATIKKQLAALPLQTRAEQRQMAADTFADRMLSDEAREGISAFFDKRKPNWAGG; encoded by the coding sequence ATGCTGCCAACTTCTCAACATCTGGAATTGGAACTGGACGGCGCGTGGTTGACCGTCTGGTTCAACGAACCCGAAAAACGCAACCCGCTGACCAACGCCCGCGTTGACGCTCTGATCAAGCTGTGCGCAGCCCTGCAAACGGCCCCCATTCGTGGCGTCACCTTTCGCGGGCGCGGTGGCATCTTTTGCGCTGGTGGCGATCTGAAATCCTTCAAGACAGTGTTTCAGGGCGGCGCATCAAAAGACGATGTCGTGGCGCTCAGCCTGCGCGCCGCCGATCTGTTTGACGCGGTCGCTGCGTTGCCGCAGTTCACTGTGATGGCGGTTGAGGGTGCAGTGATGGCAGGCGGCTTTGGTCTGGCCTGTATCGGCGACATGGTGATCGCGTCTCAAGGCACGAAATTCAGCCTGTCCGAGACGCGCATTGGCCTTACACCCGCACAGATCGCCCCTTTTGTTGTGTCGCGCCTGGGGATGCCTGCCGCACGGCGACTGATGCTGACCGGTGCAATGCTGGACACCGATACTGCGCGCCAGGTGGGTCTCGTGGATTACGTCGTTGCCGATATGGACAGGGCCCTTGCAGAACAGCAGGCCAAGGTGATGGCCGCTGCTCCGGTGGCGCTGGCCACCATCAAGAAACAACTCGCAGCCCTGCCGCTTCAAACCCGCGCCGAGCAGCGGCAAATGGCGGCGGATACTTTCGCGGATCGTATGCTCTCGGACGAGGCGCGCGAGGGGATTTCCGCATTCTTCGACAAACGCAAACCAAATTGGGCAGGGGGATAA
- a CDS encoding acetyl/propionyl/methylcrotonyl-CoA carboxylase subunit alpha translates to MAFDTLLVANRGEIAARVIRSAQSLGLRAVAVYTTADAKAPHVTLADEAVWIGEGPVGDSYLVGDKILQAAQQTGAGAIHPGYGFLSENSDFAQAVEGAGLTFVGPEPKAILSMGNKAEAKRLMIAAGVPCVPGYEGEDQSDAVLIEAAGKIGFPIMVKAAAGGGGRGMRLVHDSADLAEAITLARSEAENAFGSGELILEKAILEPRHVEIQVFADTHGNVIHLGERDCSVQRRHQKVVEEAPCPVMTPDLRARMGAAAVDAARAVDYRGAGTVEFLLDSSGAFYFLEMNTRLQVEHPVTELVTGLDLVAMQIAVAQGETLSLTQEDVTLTGHAIEVRLYAEDPANDYLPATGPIDLWQPATGPGVRVDAGVVTGQEVSPFYDPMLAKLIAYGPSREAARARLIKTVKESVLLGTVTNSAFLVDVLGQEAFARGEATTAFLDQAYPDGFPLTQASPANVALALALLLDADQKRTKQAAGYVSDDQMGWSSAALLPLHVPLMFGEEELTPRALAKPDGWTVWVGEAQFDVSFSGRANGHTRARINTQTVDVVSHVTRDTVQIAVGAERLSFRRLRPGAHDDAAAAGGRVTAPMPGLVVEVTAEAGQTVSKGDRLAVLEAMKMQHQITAAVDGTVIAVHVKAGQQLTAGDVMIEIEETE, encoded by the coding sequence ATGGCATTTGACACACTCCTTGTGGCGAACCGGGGCGAGATTGCCGCCCGTGTGATCCGCTCGGCCCAATCCCTGGGTCTGCGGGCCGTGGCGGTTTACACCACCGCAGACGCCAAGGCCCCACATGTTACGCTTGCGGACGAGGCGGTCTGGATCGGTGAAGGGCCGGTCGGCGACAGCTATCTGGTGGGTGACAAGATTTTGCAGGCCGCGCAGCAAACCGGTGCAGGGGCGATCCACCCCGGTTATGGCTTTCTGTCCGAAAACTCGGATTTTGCGCAGGCGGTTGAGGGGGCTGGTCTGACCTTTGTCGGACCGGAACCCAAGGCCATCCTGTCGATGGGAAACAAGGCCGAAGCCAAGCGCCTTATGATCGCGGCGGGTGTCCCCTGTGTGCCGGGGTACGAGGGCGAGGATCAGTCAGACGCTGTTCTGATCGAGGCCGCAGGCAAGATTGGCTTTCCGATCATGGTCAAAGCCGCAGCAGGCGGAGGCGGGCGTGGCATGCGCCTGGTTCATGACAGCGCAGACCTGGCAGAAGCGATCACTCTGGCCCGCTCGGAGGCCGAGAATGCCTTTGGTTCGGGCGAGTTGATCCTTGAGAAGGCCATCCTAGAGCCCCGGCATGTGGAAATTCAGGTTTTTGCCGACACGCATGGCAACGTGATCCATCTGGGCGAGCGTGACTGTTCCGTACAGCGGCGTCATCAAAAGGTGGTGGAAGAGGCCCCATGCCCGGTGATGACCCCCGATCTGCGCGCCCGGATGGGTGCGGCAGCGGTCGATGCCGCCCGTGCGGTGGATTATCGCGGGGCCGGAACGGTGGAGTTTCTGCTCGACAGCTCGGGGGCGTTCTATTTCCTTGAGATGAACACGCGTCTGCAAGTGGAGCACCCGGTGACAGAGCTGGTCACGGGGCTGGATCTGGTGGCGATGCAGATCGCCGTGGCACAGGGCGAGACCCTGTCACTGACCCAGGAGGACGTGACTCTGACTGGTCATGCGATCGAGGTACGCCTCTACGCCGAAGATCCGGCCAACGACTATCTGCCCGCCACGGGGCCCATCGACCTCTGGCAACCTGCCACGGGGCCGGGTGTGCGTGTTGATGCGGGCGTCGTGACCGGGCAAGAGGTGTCGCCCTTCTACGACCCGATGCTGGCCAAGCTCATCGCCTATGGCCCCAGCCGCGAGGCGGCGCGGGCACGGCTGATCAAGACCGTCAAGGAGTCGGTCCTGTTGGGCACCGTCACAAACTCGGCCTTTCTGGTGGATGTTCTGGGGCAAGAAGCCTTTGCCAGGGGAGAGGCGACAACCGCTTTTCTGGATCAGGCCTATCCCGATGGGTTTCCGTTGACACAGGCGAGCCCAGCCAATGTGGCGCTGGCGCTGGCGCTGCTGCTGGATGCAGACCAGAAGCGCACCAAACAGGCGGCGGGATATGTCTCGGATGATCAAATGGGCTGGTCCAGTGCAGCCCTTCTGCCGTTGCATGTGCCCCTGATGTTCGGTGAAGAGGAGCTGACGCCGCGCGCACTGGCCAAGCCCGATGGATGGACCGTATGGGTAGGAGAGGCGCAGTTCGATGTGTCCTTTTCCGGTCGGGCCAACGGCCACACTCGAGCCCGGATAAACACCCAGACCGTCGATGTGGTGTCTCATGTCACCCGCGATACGGTGCAGATCGCCGTGGGGGCGGAACGCCTGAGTTTCCGCCGTTTGCGCCCAGGCGCGCATGACGATGCGGCCGCTGCTGGAGGGCGTGTCACGGCCCCTATGCCCGGCCTGGTGGTCGAAGTGACGGCAGAAGCTGGACAGACCGTCAGCAAGGGTGACCGACTGGCCGTGCTGGAAGCCATGAAAATGCAACATCAGATCACCGCCGCCGTTGATGGCACGGTGATCGCTGTGCACGTCAAGGCAGGGCAACAGCTTACTGCCGGGGATGTGATGATCGAGATTGAGGAGACCGAATAA
- a CDS encoding nitronate monooxygenase yields the protein MNSDLCRQLGIEFPLFAFSHCRDVVAAVSRAGGMGVFGAVMTPPDKLREELDWIDAHCDGRPYGVDLIVPTSIQKQKGPAPTPEQLLSALPETHTGFADSVLQRHGVSTDGLDDSRLDMMHFSDNMNEAGAEEVLDIVFSYPIKLIANALGTPPPIMMERARATGVPVAALVGSKKHAALQVEAGVDILVAAGGEAGGHCGEVSTIVLVPEVVSVAKGTPVLAAGGIVNGAQMAAGMAMGAAGAWCGSVWLTTAEGEPPQQIKEKMLEATSSDTIRARSRTGKNSRQLKSAWTEAWENEGPNPLPMPHQSLVSEPALRKVEKLAQSGHEGAEKLSTYWVGQGVGLMNQATSATAVVQQFKEDYLEAIERLNATLEE from the coding sequence ATGAATTCCGACCTGTGCCGTCAGCTTGGCATCGAATTTCCGCTGTTTGCCTTTAGCCACTGCCGTGATGTCGTGGCCGCCGTGTCCCGGGCCGGGGGCATGGGTGTTTTCGGCGCGGTGATGACCCCGCCGGACAAGCTGCGCGAAGAGCTGGACTGGATCGACGCCCATTGTGACGGCAGACCCTATGGCGTCGACTTGATCGTGCCGACCTCGATCCAGAAGCAGAAAGGCCCTGCACCGACGCCCGAGCAACTGCTGTCCGCCCTGCCGGAAACGCACACCGGCTTTGCCGATTCCGTGCTGCAAAGGCACGGTGTGAGCACCGACGGGCTGGATGACAGCCGTTTGGATATGATGCATTTCTCGGACAACATGAACGAGGCGGGTGCCGAGGAGGTGCTGGACATCGTATTCTCGTATCCCATCAAGCTGATCGCCAATGCTCTTGGCACGCCGCCGCCGATCATGATGGAGCGCGCGCGCGCGACCGGGGTTCCGGTTGCCGCGCTCGTCGGGTCCAAGAAACACGCCGCATTGCAGGTTGAGGCTGGTGTCGACATTCTGGTCGCAGCGGGTGGTGAGGCCGGTGGCCATTGCGGTGAAGTGTCCACGATCGTGCTGGTACCCGAGGTGGTTTCGGTTGCCAAGGGCACGCCGGTTCTGGCCGCAGGTGGCATCGTCAACGGTGCGCAGATGGCCGCTGGCATGGCCATGGGCGCGGCGGGTGCTTGGTGCGGCTCGGTCTGGCTAACCACGGCCGAAGGCGAGCCGCCGCAGCAGATCAAGGAGAAGATGCTCGAGGCGACCTCGTCGGACACAATCCGGGCACGCTCGCGCACCGGCAAGAACTCGCGCCAGTTGAAATCGGCGTGGACGGAGGCGTGGGAAAACGAAGGCCCCAATCCACTTCCCATGCCGCATCAGTCTCTGGTTTCGGAACCGGCATTGCGAAAGGTCGAGAAGCTTGCCCAGTCGGGTCACGAGGGCGCTGAGAAACTGTCTACCTATTGGGTCGGCCAGGGCGTGGGCCTGATGAATCAAGCGACTTCGGCCACTGCTGTCGTGCAGCAGTTCAAAGAGGACTATCTTGAAGCCATTGAACGGCTGAACGCGACGTTGGAGGAGTAA
- a CDS encoding TIGR03084 family metal-binding protein has translation MEQATDFLAESEALNAAFEGVSGNQWDTETQFKGWTLNDVLVHLHFWNQMADLSLMDEGAFQARLAETFAGIGKVGFRATENSMITLRGEELRAAWQELYRDIGARWVDLDPKQRVKWAGPDMSVRSSITARQMETWAHGQEVFDILGLKRQEQDRVKNIVVLGVNTFGWAYKVNGRDVPAAMPRLELTAPSGAIWEFGEPGDNKISGSAVEFAQVSAQTRNVADTDLVAEGPIAREWLSIAQCFAGGPEQPPGKGLRHRVS, from the coding sequence ATGGAACAGGCAACGGATTTTCTGGCCGAGAGCGAGGCGCTCAATGCAGCGTTTGAGGGTGTCTCGGGTAACCAGTGGGACACGGAAACCCAGTTCAAGGGGTGGACCCTGAATGATGTGTTGGTGCACTTACACTTCTGGAACCAGATGGCGGATCTGTCCCTGATGGACGAGGGTGCCTTTCAGGCACGTCTCGCCGAGACGTTTGCCGGGATCGGTAAGGTCGGATTTCGGGCGACTGAAAACAGCATGATCACCCTGCGCGGCGAGGAATTGCGCGCGGCTTGGCAAGAGCTCTATCGAGACATTGGCGCCCGCTGGGTCGATCTGGACCCCAAGCAACGCGTTAAATGGGCAGGCCCGGACATGTCGGTGCGGTCGTCAATCACGGCCCGGCAGATGGAGACTTGGGCCCATGGGCAAGAAGTATTCGACATCCTTGGACTGAAGCGTCAGGAGCAGGATAGGGTCAAAAACATCGTTGTGCTGGGCGTGAACACCTTTGGCTGGGCCTATAAGGTCAACGGGCGTGATGTGCCTGCGGCCATGCCCAGACTGGAGCTGACCGCGCCGTCTGGTGCGATCTGGGAATTCGGCGAACCGGGTGACAACAAGATCAGCGGATCTGCGGTAGAGTTTGCGCAGGTATCGGCCCAAACGCGGAACGTCGCGGACACCGATTTGGTGGCGGAAGGACCGATCGCCAGAGAATGGTTGTCGATTGCCCAATGTTTTGCCGGAGGGCCGGAACAGCCCCCTGGCAAGGGACTGCGCCACCGAGTGAGCTGA
- a CDS encoding acyl-CoA dehydrogenase family protein: MTLFTPTANWITEEHKMFAEMSGRFLDDELVPNIETWNGNGVVDRAFWNKAGEAGLMGGTIAEEYGGVGGGMGFDSVLMYEQAARGDSGWGFGIQSIVMHYIAGYGSEEQKQKWLPKLVSGEMVGAIAMTEPGTGSDLQSVRTTAEKDGNHYKINGSKIFITNGQTADLIIVVAKTDKTQGAKGVSLIGVETDGTEGFRRGRNLKKLGMKANDTAELFFEDVKVPMTNLIGPEEGQGFYQLMKQLPWERLTIGIMALGAIDFAIAETVKYTQERKAFGQRVMDFQNTRFKLAECKTKAELLRSFVNDCIARLEQGKLDATTASMVKYWGSEVQNEVMHECLQLFGGYGFMMEYPIARLYADARVQMIYGGTNEVMKELIARSLDV, translated from the coding sequence ATGACGCTCTTTACCCCGACGGCCAATTGGATCACCGAAGAACACAAAATGTTTGCCGAAATGTCCGGCCGGTTTCTGGATGACGAACTGGTTCCGAACATCGAGACCTGGAATGGCAATGGCGTGGTTGATCGCGCGTTTTGGAACAAGGCGGGCGAAGCTGGTCTGATGGGTGGCACGATCGCCGAAGAATACGGCGGTGTTGGTGGCGGCATGGGGTTTGACTCGGTCCTGATGTATGAACAGGCCGCCCGCGGGGACAGTGGTTGGGGCTTTGGCATCCAGTCCATCGTCATGCATTACATCGCGGGCTACGGCAGTGAAGAGCAGAAACAGAAGTGGCTGCCCAAACTGGTCTCGGGCGAAATGGTTGGCGCGATTGCCATGACCGAGCCAGGCACGGGATCCGATTTGCAGTCCGTGCGCACGACCGCCGAGAAGGATGGCAACCACTACAAGATTAACGGCTCCAAGATCTTTATCACCAACGGCCAGACCGCAGATCTGATCATTGTCGTTGCCAAAACCGACAAAACCCAAGGGGCCAAAGGCGTTTCCCTGATCGGGGTCGAGACGGATGGCACCGAAGGGTTCCGCCGCGGCCGCAACCTCAAGAAACTGGGGATGAAGGCCAACGACACCGCCGAGCTCTTCTTTGAAGACGTCAAGGTGCCGATGACCAACTTGATCGGCCCGGAAGAGGGGCAAGGGTTCTACCAACTGATGAAACAGTTGCCTTGGGAGCGCCTGACCATCGGAATCATGGCTCTGGGTGCCATCGATTTCGCCATTGCAGAGACAGTGAAATACACGCAAGAGCGCAAGGCCTTTGGTCAGCGCGTGATGGATTTCCAGAACACGCGCTTCAAGCTTGCGGAATGCAAGACCAAGGCGGAACTGCTGCGCAGCTTTGTCAACGACTGCATCGCGCGACTGGAACAGGGCAAGCTGGATGCAACCACGGCCTCGATGGTGAAATACTGGGGGTCAGAAGTGCAGAACGAAGTGATGCACGAGTGTCTGCAACTCTTTGGCGGTTATGGCTTCATGATGGAATACCCCATCGCCCGCCTCTATGCCGACGCTCGCGTCCAGATGATCTATGGCGGCACCAATGAGGTGATGAAAGAGCTCATCGCCCGCTCGCTGGACGTCTGA
- a CDS encoding DJ-1/PfpI family protein, translating to MRKIAALIFPGFELLDVFGPMEMFGLLPEDYALELIAETSGPVPSNQGLSAHATATTADKMDHDILFVPGGAGTRREVKNASLLAWIARASVHAEFTLSVCTGSALLARAGILDNRRATTNKAAFAWVAAQGPKVDWVPKARWVEDGNILTSSGVSAGMDMALGAIQRMHGRDRALEVAKWCEYTWYEDRDHDPFAEVHGLV from the coding sequence ATGCGCAAAATTGCAGCGCTCATTTTCCCGGGGTTCGAATTGCTCGACGTCTTTGGTCCGATGGAGATGTTTGGCTTGCTTCCCGAGGATTATGCCCTCGAATTGATTGCCGAAACCAGCGGCCCGGTGCCAAGCAATCAAGGCCTGTCGGCTCATGCCACTGCCACAACCGCCGACAAAATGGACCACGACATCCTGTTTGTGCCCGGTGGTGCAGGCACGCGGCGCGAGGTCAAAAACGCAAGCCTACTCGCGTGGATTGCAAGGGCGTCAGTGCACGCCGAGTTCACCCTGAGCGTTTGCACCGGCAGCGCCTTGCTGGCCCGTGCAGGTATTCTGGACAACCGCAGGGCCACCACCAACAAGGCGGCATTTGCTTGGGTTGCGGCTCAAGGACCGAAGGTTGATTGGGTGCCCAAGGCGCGGTGGGTTGAGGATGGGAACATCCTCACATCCTCGGGCGTTTCGGCCGGGATGGACATGGCGCTTGGTGCGATCCAACGCATGCATGGACGCGACCGAGCGCTCGAGGTCGCCAAATGGTGTGAATACACGTGGTACGAGGATCGCGACCATGATCCATTCGCCGAAGTGCATGGTTTGGTTTGA
- a CDS encoding nuclear transport factor 2 family protein — protein MSNKDRIHALLKSIETGDPEPISVVNEAKYIQHNPQTHEGSEGLAALFKRLSQTNPKVNIVRAFEDGDFVFAHTEYDFSRRNIGFEVFRFDQGQAVEHWDNIQPRLGPNPSGHDMVGGPTEARNLEQTEDNRSTVRDFVQTVLIARQLERLDDWITQGAFTEHNPHLTDDLTRLAQHISDKSAVGYRHLHRILAEGDFVLTVCEGSRNGQHSALYDLFRLSEGRIVEHWDTVEKVAPASEWKNDNGKF, from the coding sequence ATGTCCAACAAGGACCGAATTCACGCGTTGCTCAAGAGTATCGAAACCGGCGACCCCGAGCCGATTTCTGTTGTCAACGAGGCAAAGTATATTCAGCACAACCCGCAGACCCATGAGGGCAGTGAAGGGCTGGCCGCCCTTTTCAAGCGGCTGTCGCAGACCAACCCCAAGGTCAACATCGTGCGCGCCTTTGAAGATGGCGACTTTGTCTTTGCGCACACCGAATACGACTTTTCGCGCCGCAACATCGGGTTCGAGGTGTTTCGTTTCGATCAAGGGCAAGCGGTTGAACACTGGGACAACATCCAACCCCGGCTGGGGCCGAACCCATCGGGTCATGACATGGTGGGTGGGCCGACTGAGGCCCGGAATTTGGAGCAGACAGAGGACAACCGTTCGACCGTCCGCGACTTTGTCCAAACGGTTTTGATCGCAAGGCAATTGGAGCGTCTGGACGACTGGATTACCCAAGGCGCGTTTACCGAGCACAACCCGCATCTGACGGATGACTTGACCAGGCTGGCACAGCACATTTCTGACAAGTCGGCAGTGGGCTATCGCCATTTGCATCGGATTCTCGCCGAGGGGGATTTTGTGCTCACTGTGTGTGAGGGGAGCCGAAACGGGCAACACAGTGCCCTTTACGACCTGTTTCGCCTGTCAGAGGGGCGCATCGTCGAGCATTGGGACACGGTTGAAAAGGTGGCCCCCGCGTCCGAGTGGAAGAATGACAACGGCAAGTTTTGA